One stretch of Roseimicrobium sp. ORNL1 DNA includes these proteins:
- a CDS encoding DUF4136 domain-containing protein, whose translation MEVTRFHKLPPKGQGETFKILNIKRGATLALEHEHYLSLMIQGFEKYGWRHAPDNPDYRIAIEYDVFDGGIQRGYSSVWGQTSPGSTTHHSGTLSSYSGGYNSVDYSGTSYTPATYGVVGMVPTATQMWVSYMLIMVKDRKGNTVLEAKNVSSGPTSSLNVVLPKIIEAFFQDFPGVSGKTMNYIKPLSL comes from the coding sequence GTGGAGGTCACACGTTTTCACAAGCTGCCGCCGAAAGGGCAGGGAGAGACTTTCAAAATCCTGAACATCAAGCGTGGCGCTACTCTTGCTTTGGAACATGAGCACTATCTGAGCTTGATGATTCAGGGGTTCGAGAAATATGGATGGCGCCACGCTCCAGACAATCCGGACTATAGGATTGCGATCGAGTACGATGTATTCGATGGAGGGATACAGCGCGGGTACTCGTCGGTGTGGGGCCAGACGAGCCCGGGAAGCACCACGCATCACTCGGGAACACTCAGTTCCTACAGCGGTGGCTACAACAGCGTCGACTATTCAGGCACCAGCTATACACCTGCCACCTACGGCGTGGTGGGGATGGTGCCGACTGCCACTCAAATGTGGGTGAGCTACATGTTGATCATGGTCAAAGACCGGAAGGGTAACACTGTGCTGGAGGCAAAGAACGTCAGTTCTGGTCCCACCTCCAGCTTGAATGTCGTTCTTCCAAAGATCATTGAAGCCTTCTTCCAGGATTTTCCCGGCGTCTCAGGGAAGACAATGAACTACATCAAGCCCCTATCCTTGTAG
- a CDS encoding LysM peptidoglycan-binding domain-containing protein, with product MSLSSALFSAFALQLSAQSQLEVPKAPATIEPGLEKAVEWKWWPVASDSVKNWATPAPTPNVTVQGQPGMPANGPSGVGPNVQEPRPREYEVKKGDALVLIGKKFGISGQQLKEFNGLTKDTIQIGQKLKIPTIEEVMAMAPPPPPKKEGSKKEPATEEGGDSQTPKAPAMLPPGQEDLLMQIYLDREGYSCGSIDGNAGPVFSKTLQLFRDNHPEFIDMTALKEKALEVVRTPLTGYTLKPEDFRFITNQAPGATPAPVRKKGGKTAGKDEVEPPVTYAELTSAPTLLYRSAWEFVAERYHCDEVFLRNLNPRIKNPQAGTGFQVPNVTPFEIEKAFDGTLQPEADPANPVTVALVELSRLEVSRGGKVIAVAPVGFARPGLRGSGSWTIHQAIPLPKLATLQEPKDTPKAAPTVLIQTTTAGSVNPTAPPDAPASAPLAPASRAALASEQFIAEGPNNPVGLVWLNLSRTKTKEALPYGLHGTSIPRRIKSQEGIGGIRLTNWDLIRMVRLIPAETQMQWK from the coding sequence TTGTCCCTGTCATCCGCCCTGTTCAGTGCGTTTGCACTGCAGCTCTCCGCGCAATCCCAGCTCGAGGTCCCCAAGGCCCCGGCGACGATTGAGCCGGGACTCGAAAAAGCGGTGGAGTGGAAGTGGTGGCCGGTGGCTTCGGATTCGGTCAAGAACTGGGCCACGCCTGCGCCCACACCAAATGTAACCGTGCAGGGACAGCCGGGAATGCCCGCCAATGGTCCCTCGGGTGTGGGTCCGAATGTCCAGGAACCGCGGCCGCGCGAGTATGAGGTGAAGAAGGGAGATGCGCTGGTGTTGATTGGCAAAAAGTTCGGCATCTCGGGGCAGCAACTCAAGGAATTCAACGGGTTGACCAAGGACACCATCCAGATCGGGCAGAAACTCAAAATTCCGACCATTGAGGAAGTCATGGCCATGGCTCCGCCGCCCCCGCCCAAAAAGGAGGGCAGCAAGAAGGAACCGGCCACGGAAGAAGGCGGCGACAGCCAGACGCCGAAGGCTCCCGCCATGCTCCCACCGGGGCAGGAGGATCTGCTGATGCAGATCTACCTCGACCGCGAAGGCTACTCCTGTGGCTCCATCGATGGGAATGCCGGTCCTGTCTTCAGCAAGACGCTGCAGCTCTTCCGCGACAATCACCCTGAGTTCATCGACATGACGGCGCTCAAGGAGAAGGCGCTCGAAGTGGTGCGCACTCCCCTCACCGGTTACACACTGAAGCCGGAGGATTTTCGCTTTATTACCAATCAGGCCCCGGGCGCCACTCCGGCTCCGGTGCGCAAAAAGGGTGGCAAGACCGCAGGGAAGGATGAAGTGGAGCCGCCCGTCACCTACGCGGAACTGACCTCCGCACCGACACTGCTCTATCGTAGCGCATGGGAATTCGTGGCCGAGCGCTACCACTGCGATGAAGTCTTCCTGCGGAATCTGAATCCGCGGATCAAGAATCCCCAGGCCGGCACGGGATTCCAGGTGCCTAACGTCACCCCGTTCGAAATCGAAAAGGCCTTTGACGGCACATTGCAGCCCGAGGCAGATCCAGCAAATCCCGTCACCGTGGCGCTGGTGGAACTCTCCCGACTCGAAGTCTCACGCGGCGGCAAAGTGATTGCCGTGGCACCCGTGGGCTTCGCCAGACCGGGTCTGCGCGGCTCTGGCTCGTGGACCATTCACCAAGCGATTCCCCTCCCCAAGCTGGCGACCCTACAGGAGCCGAAGGACACACCCAAGGCCGCACCGACCGTGCTCATTCAGACGACTACAGCTGGCTCGGTCAATCCCACCGCCCCTCCGGACGCACCGGCTTCCGCGCCTTTGGCCCCAGCCTCACGAGCGGCCCTGGCCAGCGAGCAATTCATCGCTGAAGGCCCCAACAATCCCGTAGGCCTGGTGTGGCTGAATCTCTCGAGGACCAAGACGAAGGAAGCGCTGCCTTATGGACTGCACGGCACCAGCATTCCGCGTCGCATCAAATCGCAGGAAGGTATTGGCGGTATCCGTCTCACCAACTGGGACCTCATCCGTATGGTGCGTCTCATTCCGGCGGAGACTCAGATGCAGTGGAAATGA
- the lspA gene encoding signal peptidase II → MLRLLLFLSLPLYILDQWTKHWIVKNIEVETESWVVVQNFFTIHHVKNTGIAFGQFNGGEYSNYVFGGIALAALGLITWLYRKGMFPGGISRTAIALLVAGVCGNFTDRILHGYVVDFLSFDLHVKFANPWPTFNVADACVVVAAILLAIASFKEVPEQKVA, encoded by the coding sequence ATGCTGCGCCTGCTTCTTTTCCTCAGCCTTCCGCTCTACATCCTCGACCAGTGGACCAAGCACTGGATTGTGAAAAATATTGAGGTCGAAACGGAGAGCTGGGTGGTCGTGCAGAACTTCTTCACCATTCACCATGTGAAGAATACGGGCATCGCGTTTGGCCAGTTCAATGGCGGCGAGTACTCGAACTACGTCTTCGGCGGCATCGCGTTGGCGGCGCTCGGGTTGATCACATGGCTGTATCGGAAGGGCATGTTCCCCGGGGGAATCAGTCGCACGGCGATTGCGCTGCTGGTGGCTGGGGTGTGCGGGAACTTTACGGACCGCATCCTGCACGGGTATGTGGTGGATTTCCTGAGCTTCGACCTGCATGTGAAGTTCGCGAATCCATGGCCGACTTTCAATGTGGCGGACGCATGTGTCGTGGTCGCTGCCATCTTGCTTGCGATAGCCTCCTTTAAAGAGGTGCCGGAGCAGAAGGTCGCGTGA
- a CDS encoding pyruvate carboxylase: protein MPSKKSVKSEPAAELAAAHELRPIRKLMVANRSEIAIRVFRAATELGIRTVAVYAQEDRFCPHRFKADEAYELNKDKGPLGAYLDYEGIVILAKEKGVDAIHPGYGFLSENPQFAQACRDAGIIFIGPEPKVLEMMGDKTAARNVAEKLGVPTLPGTKDPIDSRKEALTTARKIGFPLIIKAAFGGGGRGMRVVREAKELEPLLDEAQTEAKRAFGNGAVFLEKFVGRAKHIEVQILGDKHGNVIHLHERDCSVQRRHQKVIEQAPSYQIDQKIIDGLCDAAVKIAKEVNYTHAGTVEFLVDVETGEWYFIEMNPRIQVEHTVTEEITGIDIVRSQILIAQGSKMHEQPLALPEQQDIEKSGYAVQCRITTEDPENGFTPDFGKILTYRSAGGFGVRLDGALGVNGAVITPYYDSMLVKVTVFARTYQQALDRMHRALSEFRIRGVKTNIPFLLNVIHDPLFRNGQATTRFIDTNPHLFKFAPRKDRATKLLSYLADVSVNGNPFAKGHKPDQEFRKPPVPHWDHRIEPPKGTKQLLTEMGPEAFCKNWVAKQKRLLLTDTTFRDAHQSLLATRMRTYDMLAVASAVSHRTPNLFSMEMWGGATFDVTMRFLREDPWERLRQLRARVPNILFQMLFRGSNAVGYSNYPDNVVKGFVKHAAENGMDIFRIFDSLNYLPNLVPAMDAVREETNSICEGTLCYTGDILDPKRDKYGLKYYVKLARELEKMGAHMLCIKDMAGLVRPYAAKKLVKALKEEVGIPIHFHTHDTSGLNASSILQAADGGVDVADAAIASMSGGTSQPNLNSIVASLQHTPRDTGLDTEALQEFSDYWAAVRAFYKPFDTSEPYGTAEVYLHEMPGGQYTNLKEQATGMGLGPRWPEIAHAYAEVNQLCGDIIKVTPSSKVVGDLAIECVARGVKPADIINLKGTKWSKDVTSMFEGWLGEPFYGLDKDEAKDSWVKWNALADAIVGKGGKRLKGRPGDHAAKIKLEDVRKELETKLKKKPTEDDVWSYLMYPDVFMKYADHREQFGDVSVLPTPAYYYGLRDEEEIHVDLEEGKTLFVRMLNLTEPDAKGKQTAIFELNGYPRHTTVANKKLAKEGTSRPKADPAKTNEVGAPMPGMIASVAVSVGQKVKEGETLLTLEAMKMFAAVASPVAGTVQEVFAKVGESVESKDLLVRLG, encoded by the coding sequence ATGCCCAGCAAAAAATCCGTAAAGTCCGAGCCCGCTGCCGAACTCGCCGCAGCACATGAACTTCGCCCCATCCGCAAGCTCATGGTGGCAAATCGCTCTGAGATCGCCATCCGCGTCTTCCGCGCTGCTACGGAGCTCGGCATCCGCACCGTGGCGGTGTATGCCCAGGAGGACCGTTTCTGCCCACACCGCTTCAAGGCGGACGAAGCCTACGAGCTGAACAAGGACAAGGGACCGCTCGGCGCGTACCTCGACTACGAGGGCATCGTGATCCTGGCCAAGGAAAAGGGCGTGGACGCCATCCACCCCGGTTATGGCTTCCTCTCGGAGAATCCGCAATTCGCCCAGGCATGTCGTGATGCCGGCATCATCTTCATTGGGCCGGAGCCGAAGGTGCTGGAGATGATGGGTGACAAGACCGCCGCGCGCAATGTGGCGGAGAAGCTCGGTGTGCCAACGCTGCCGGGAACGAAGGACCCCATCGACTCCCGCAAGGAAGCACTCACCACGGCGCGGAAGATTGGGTTCCCGCTCATCATCAAGGCAGCCTTCGGCGGCGGTGGCCGCGGCATGCGCGTGGTGCGCGAGGCGAAGGAACTCGAACCGCTGCTCGACGAAGCGCAGACCGAGGCGAAGCGCGCCTTCGGCAATGGCGCGGTGTTCCTGGAGAAGTTCGTGGGACGCGCGAAGCACATCGAGGTGCAGATCCTCGGGGACAAGCATGGCAATGTCATTCACCTGCATGAGCGCGACTGCTCAGTACAGCGCCGCCACCAGAAGGTGATTGAGCAGGCGCCCAGCTACCAGATTGATCAGAAGATCATTGATGGCCTGTGCGACGCTGCGGTGAAAATTGCGAAAGAGGTGAACTACACTCACGCCGGTACCGTCGAGTTCCTCGTGGATGTGGAGACGGGCGAGTGGTACTTCATCGAAATGAATCCCCGCATCCAGGTGGAACACACCGTGACGGAGGAGATCACCGGCATCGACATCGTGCGTTCGCAGATACTCATTGCGCAGGGTTCGAAGATGCATGAGCAGCCGCTTGCGCTGCCGGAGCAGCAGGACATTGAGAAGTCCGGCTACGCGGTGCAGTGCCGCATCACCACGGAGGATCCGGAGAACGGGTTCACGCCGGACTTCGGCAAGATCCTCACGTACCGCAGCGCCGGTGGCTTCGGCGTGCGCCTTGACGGCGCACTCGGGGTGAATGGCGCGGTGATCACGCCCTACTACGACTCCATGCTGGTGAAGGTGACGGTCTTCGCCCGCACGTACCAGCAGGCGCTGGATCGCATGCATCGCGCGCTCAGTGAATTCCGCATCCGCGGGGTGAAGACGAACATTCCCTTCCTCCTGAATGTGATTCACGACCCGCTTTTCCGCAACGGGCAGGCGACCACGCGCTTCATTGATACGAATCCGCATCTCTTCAAGTTCGCCCCGCGCAAGGACCGCGCCACCAAGCTGCTGAGCTACCTCGCCGATGTGAGTGTGAACGGCAATCCCTTCGCCAAGGGACACAAGCCCGATCAGGAATTCCGCAAGCCGCCGGTGCCGCACTGGGATCACCGCATCGAGCCGCCGAAGGGCACGAAGCAGCTCCTCACGGAGATGGGCCCGGAGGCCTTCTGCAAGAACTGGGTCGCCAAACAAAAGCGTCTGCTGCTCACGGACACCACCTTCCGCGATGCGCACCAGTCCCTGCTGGCTACGCGCATGCGCACGTATGACATGCTGGCTGTGGCCAGTGCCGTGTCGCATCGCACGCCGAATCTCTTCTCCATGGAGATGTGGGGCGGCGCCACCTTCGATGTGACCATGCGCTTCCTGCGCGAAGATCCATGGGAGCGCCTGCGCCAGCTCCGCGCTCGCGTGCCGAACATCCTTTTCCAGATGCTCTTCCGCGGCTCGAACGCCGTGGGCTACAGCAACTATCCCGACAATGTGGTGAAGGGATTTGTGAAGCATGCCGCGGAGAACGGCATGGACATCTTCCGCATCTTCGATTCGCTGAACTACCTGCCGAACCTCGTGCCAGCGATGGACGCGGTGCGTGAGGAGACCAATTCCATTTGCGAAGGCACGCTCTGCTACACTGGCGACATCCTGGATCCGAAGCGCGACAAGTACGGCCTGAAGTACTACGTGAAGCTCGCACGCGAGCTGGAGAAGATGGGCGCGCACATGCTGTGCATCAAGGATATGGCCGGCCTCGTGCGCCCCTATGCGGCGAAGAAGCTGGTGAAGGCGCTCAAGGAAGAAGTGGGCATCCCCATTCACTTCCACACACATGACACCAGCGGCCTGAATGCCAGCAGCATCCTGCAAGCGGCAGATGGCGGCGTGGACGTGGCGGATGCCGCAATCGCCAGCATGAGTGGCGGCACCTCGCAGCCGAACCTGAACAGCATCGTGGCCAGCCTGCAACACACGCCGCGTGATACCGGCCTGGATACTGAGGCGTTGCAGGAATTCAGCGACTACTGGGCAGCGGTGCGTGCCTTCTACAAACCCTTTGATACCAGCGAACCCTACGGCACGGCGGAAGTGTACCTCCATGAGATGCCCGGCGGCCAGTACACGAACCTCAAGGAACAGGCCACGGGCATGGGCCTGGGACCGCGCTGGCCCGAGATCGCGCACGCGTATGCGGAGGTGAACCAGCTCTGCGGTGACATCATCAAGGTGACGCCGAGCAGCAAGGTGGTGGGTGACCTCGCCATCGAGTGTGTGGCACGCGGCGTGAAGCCGGCAGACATCATCAACCTGAAGGGCACAAAGTGGAGCAAGGACGTGACCAGCATGTTCGAAGGCTGGCTTGGTGAGCCCTTCTACGGGCTCGACAAAGACGAGGCCAAAGACTCGTGGGTGAAGTGGAACGCACTCGCCGACGCGATTGTGGGCAAGGGCGGCAAGCGCCTGAAAGGCCGCCCCGGTGACCACGCCGCGAAGATCAAACTGGAAGACGTGCGCAAGGAGCTGGAGACGAAACTGAAGAAAAAGCCCACCGAGGACGATGTGTGGAGCTACCTGATGTATCCGGACGTCTTCATGAAGTATGCGGATCATCGCGAGCAATTCGGCGATGTGAGCGTGCTCCCCACTCCGGCCTACTACTACGGCCTGCGTGATGAGGAGGAAATCCATGTTGACCTCGAAGAAGGCAAGACCCTCTTCGTCCGCATGCTGAACCTCACCGAGCCAGATGCCAAGGGCAAGCAGACCGCCATCTTCGAGCTTAACGGTTATCCGCGCCACACCACCGTGGCGAACAAGAAACTCGCCAAGGAGGGCACCTCCCGACCCAAGGCAGATCCTGCGAAGACGAATGAAGTCGGCGCGCCGATGCCTGGCATGATCGCCAGCGTGGCGGTGAGCGTGGGCCAAAAGGTGAAGGAGGGCGAGACCCTGCTCACGCTGGAGGCCATGAAGATGTTCGCCGCCGTCGCCTCACCTGTGGCGGGCACCGTGCAAGAGGTCTTCGCGAAGGTGGGTGAGAGCGTGGAGAGCAAGGACCTGCTGGTGCGACTGGGATAG
- a CDS encoding TetR/AcrR family transcriptional regulator, whose translation MARRRDITKAEIIDAARHLIEMRGCNGFSVRDVSEEVGLTTASLHYHFPTKGGLITGVISQDRAKMNERMAAIEGEAETFASRTELMNHFFSTTSRDPGAIGPAVVAVVDLFTLPLECQAEVQQWFLNLEGWLTRFAMQARATGEFPTDRPVDVQVSEACASLLGTMLLSRTREHLSPLQGSGPRLANRIHGHNRPPGTGLP comes from the coding sequence ATGGCCCGACGCCGCGACATCACCAAGGCTGAAATCATCGATGCCGCCCGCCATCTCATCGAGATGCGTGGCTGCAATGGCTTCAGCGTGCGCGACGTGAGTGAGGAGGTGGGCCTCACCACCGCGAGTCTGCACTACCATTTTCCTACAAAAGGCGGGCTCATCACGGGAGTAATCAGCCAGGACCGCGCGAAAATGAACGAGCGCATGGCCGCGATTGAGGGAGAGGCGGAGACCTTCGCTTCCCGCACGGAGTTGATGAATCACTTCTTCTCCACCACCTCCAGGGATCCTGGCGCCATCGGTCCCGCTGTGGTGGCTGTGGTGGACCTTTTCACCCTGCCTCTGGAGTGCCAGGCAGAGGTGCAGCAGTGGTTCCTGAACCTAGAAGGCTGGCTCACCCGCTTTGCCATGCAGGCCCGTGCCACTGGCGAGTTCCCGACAGATCGCCCCGTGGACGTTCAGGTTTCCGAAGCTTGCGCGTCCTTGCTCGGTACCATGTTGCTGTCGCGCACACGGGAGCATCTTTCGCCTTTGCAAGGGTCCGGTCCTCGGCTAGCAAACAGGATTCATGGACACAATCGCCCGCCTGGAACAGGTCTTCCATAA
- a CDS encoding acyl carrier protein, with protein MDTIARLEQVFHNIFEDDSIKLTRETTAQDIEAWDSVQHVTLMLEVEAEFKVRFSTSEMAYLKNVGELVDLIDKKAKK; from the coding sequence ATGGACACAATCGCCCGCCTGGAACAGGTCTTCCATAACATCTTCGAAGACGACAGCATCAAGCTCACGCGCGAAACGACCGCGCAGGACATCGAGGCGTGGGACTCTGTGCAGCACGTGACGCTCATGCTGGAGGTCGAGGCCGAGTTCAAAGTGCGCTTCTCCACCTCCGAAATGGCATACCTCAAGAACGTGGGCGAACTCGTGGACCTCATCGACAAGAAGGCGAAGAAGTAG
- a CDS encoding 2-oxo acid dehydrogenase subunit E2, protein MPSIPILMPQLGESIAEATIVRVLIESGAKVEAGQDIFEVETSKAVMTVTAPCSGAVGEVTAIPQTSYAVGATLGALLVSEEDAKAMGFADQRSITGPVSPMKSESANGSDTKNVHFAVDDHSTIHERQPTVEPVVGGLPVPAGAGGATYISARMRARMHEMGLNAADLSAVAGSGAGGRVTVEDFEQFLRSLEAHRMTKASAMRIAVADSMRRSWTRPLATVGISVVLDPLLVHRKKANPKPGPALYAVRALALALSENTAVAGRLVGNRIVHPSAIDIGFAVEVDDGVMVPVLREVEQKPLAALVTPYNELVEKARVRRLPVDSKRPGIATVTNFGTFGITWATPIPLPEQNLVLGLGAGSKVPRWSDEVGTFIPVTEAELTLSFDHRILDGGGAGRLLNRVAALLQTPEKL, encoded by the coding sequence ATGCCATCCATTCCGATTCTCATGCCCCAGCTCGGCGAAAGCATTGCCGAGGCTACCATCGTGCGCGTGCTTATTGAGTCCGGCGCCAAGGTGGAGGCTGGGCAGGACATCTTCGAGGTGGAGACCAGCAAGGCCGTGATGACCGTGACCGCCCCGTGCTCCGGCGCGGTGGGTGAGGTGACCGCCATCCCGCAGACCAGCTACGCCGTGGGCGCCACCCTCGGCGCGTTGCTTGTGAGCGAGGAGGATGCGAAGGCCATGGGCTTCGCCGACCAGCGTTCCATCACCGGCCCCGTGTCCCCGATGAAGTCCGAGTCCGCGAACGGCTCGGATACGAAGAACGTGCACTTCGCCGTGGATGACCACAGCACCATTCACGAACGTCAGCCGACGGTGGAGCCCGTGGTGGGTGGTCTGCCCGTGCCCGCCGGTGCCGGCGGTGCCACCTACATTTCCGCCCGCATGCGTGCCCGCATGCATGAAATGGGCCTGAATGCTGCTGACCTCTCCGCCGTGGCCGGCAGTGGGGCAGGGGGCCGCGTGACGGTAGAGGACTTTGAGCAATTCCTGCGTTCCTTGGAAGCGCATCGCATGACGAAGGCCTCGGCCATGCGCATCGCCGTGGCGGACTCCATGCGCCGTAGCTGGACCCGCCCGCTTGCCACAGTCGGCATTTCCGTGGTGCTGGATCCCCTTCTGGTGCATCGCAAGAAGGCCAATCCCAAGCCCGGCCCCGCCTTGTACGCCGTCCGTGCTCTGGCGCTCGCCCTCTCGGAAAACACCGCTGTGGCCGGACGTCTCGTGGGGAACCGCATCGTGCATCCCAGCGCCATCGACATCGGCTTCGCCGTTGAGGTGGATGATGGTGTGATGGTTCCTGTGTTGCGCGAGGTTGAACAGAAACCACTCGCCGCCCTCGTGACTCCCTACAACGAACTCGTGGAAAAGGCCCGCGTGCGTCGTCTTCCGGTCGATAGCAAGCGCCCGGGCATCGCCACCGTGACGAACTTCGGCACCTTCGGCATCACCTGGGCCACGCCCATCCCGCTGCCTGAGCAGAACCTCGTTCTCGGCCTCGGCGCCGGCAGCAAGGTGCCACGCTGGAGCGATGAAGTCGGCACCTTCATTCCCGTGACTGAAGCCGAACTCACTCTCAGCTTCGACCACCGCATCCTCGATGGCGGCGGCGCCGGCCGTTTGCTCAACCGCGTGGCTGCACTGCTGCAGACGCCGGAGAAGCTGTGA
- a CDS encoding D-2-hydroxyacid dehydrogenase, with translation MRLTILDAFTANPGDLSWAGLESLADCTFHDRTAPAEVLVRAQDAELVITNKTVLSGDTIRSLPKLKYIGVLATGYNVVDVAAAKECGITVTNVPGYSTPSVAQTVFALLLELTHRVGHHAQTVREGRWSQCPDFCYWDGTLVELSGRTLGILGYGTIGEGVARIALALGMKVIANRRTWKEAPIEGVTPASQEEVFAQSDVLSLHCPLTEDTKHIINAQNIAKMKPSALLINTARGPLVNEAELAAALNDGRLAGVGLDVLSAEPPPADNPLLTAKNCYITPHIAWASKEARERLINVATQNVKAFLDGKPQNVVG, from the coding sequence ATGCGCCTCACCATCCTCGATGCTTTCACCGCCAACCCCGGCGATCTCTCCTGGGCCGGACTGGAGTCCCTCGCCGACTGCACCTTTCATGATCGCACCGCTCCCGCCGAGGTGCTCGTGCGCGCACAGGATGCCGAGCTGGTAATCACAAACAAGACCGTGCTCAGCGGAGATACCATCCGCTCCCTGCCAAAGCTCAAGTACATCGGCGTGCTCGCCACCGGCTACAATGTGGTGGACGTCGCTGCTGCGAAGGAGTGCGGCATCACCGTGACGAATGTGCCGGGCTACAGCACGCCCTCCGTGGCGCAGACGGTCTTCGCGTTGCTTCTGGAACTCACTCACCGCGTCGGCCACCACGCACAGACCGTTCGTGAGGGACGCTGGAGCCAATGCCCCGACTTCTGCTACTGGGACGGCACCCTGGTGGAACTCAGCGGACGCACCCTCGGCATCCTGGGCTACGGCACCATTGGAGAAGGCGTGGCCAGGATCGCGCTCGCACTCGGCATGAAAGTCATCGCCAATCGCCGCACGTGGAAAGAGGCGCCCATCGAAGGCGTCACTCCTGCCTCCCAAGAGGAAGTGTTCGCCCAGTCGGACGTCCTCTCCCTGCACTGCCCGCTTACTGAAGACACCAAGCACATCATCAACGCGCAGAACATCGCGAAGATGAAACCCTCAGCGCTGCTCATCAACACTGCGCGAGGCCCTCTGGTGAACGAAGCCGAACTTGCTGCTGCCCTGAACGATGGCCGCCTCGCCGGTGTTGGACTCGATGTCCTTTCCGCCGAGCCGCCCCCTGCGGACAACCCGCTGCTCACCGCGAAGAATTGCTACATCACCCCGCACATCGCCTGGGCCAGCAAGGAGGCGCGCGAGCGCCTCATCAATGTGGCCACGCAAAATGTGAAAGCGTTCCTCGATGGCAAGCCACAGAACGTGGTGGGGTAG
- a CDS encoding SMP-30/gluconolactonase/LRE family protein — protein MKHSPLFALLLLLTAAAPAADFVPLFDGKTLTGWKQLGGKAKYEIVEEAIVGTSVPDTPNSFLCTEKDYGDFILEMEVMVDSRLNSGIQFRSESKADYQNGRVHGLQFELDPSDRAWTGGIYEEGRRGWLNNLEANDPARYAFKRDAWNRVRIEANGDHLRTFLNGVPAGELTDNMTPKGFIALQVHGVGKETTPMSVKWRNIRILENPKAEDLTPAKAADSQASPVPGEAKVELVQSGFKFTEGPALASDGRIFFTDIPNNRIHIYDPASGQITIHRENTGGANGLMFTPSGALLACEGTNRLVTRQVGTGEAEPIAKEYNGATFNAPNDLDLDGKGGIYFTDPNYRKEAPTQDKEAVYYIATGKGNAQGGKITRVVDDCVKPNGVIVSLDKKTLYVCDNGANKVRAYDIDPKTAACTNGRDFAKMEEGKTTGGDGMTIDERGNLYVTAQKFIWVFSPEGKTIAKIEVPEGPANCVFGAKGTQTLYITARTGFYKVKLAVDGRR, from the coding sequence ATGAAACACTCGCCGCTCTTCGCACTGTTATTGCTCCTGACTGCCGCTGCCCCTGCAGCTGATTTCGTTCCTCTCTTCGACGGCAAGACCCTCACCGGCTGGAAGCAGCTCGGCGGCAAGGCGAAGTACGAAATCGTGGAGGAGGCCATCGTCGGCACCAGCGTGCCAGACACGCCAAACTCCTTCCTCTGCACGGAAAAGGACTACGGTGACTTCATCCTGGAGATGGAAGTCATGGTCGACTCCCGTCTGAATAGCGGCATTCAATTCCGCTCCGAGTCCAAGGCGGACTACCAAAACGGCCGTGTGCATGGCCTGCAATTTGAACTCGATCCCAGCGACCGCGCCTGGACCGGCGGCATCTACGAAGAAGGACGTCGCGGATGGCTGAACAATCTCGAAGCCAATGACCCCGCACGCTACGCCTTCAAACGCGACGCCTGGAACCGCGTGCGCATCGAGGCGAATGGCGATCACCTTCGCACCTTCCTGAATGGCGTACCCGCCGGCGAACTCACCGACAACATGACGCCGAAAGGTTTCATCGCCCTGCAAGTGCACGGGGTGGGGAAGGAGACCACGCCGATGTCCGTGAAGTGGCGCAACATCCGCATCCTGGAGAATCCCAAGGCAGAAGACCTCACGCCCGCCAAGGCTGCCGACTCGCAAGCCTCGCCCGTGCCAGGGGAGGCCAAGGTGGAACTTGTGCAGAGCGGCTTCAAATTCACCGAAGGCCCTGCGCTCGCGAGCGATGGCCGCATCTTCTTCACCGACATCCCAAACAACCGTATTCACATTTACGATCCTGCCTCTGGTCAAATCACCATCCATCGTGAGAACACCGGCGGCGCGAACGGCCTCATGTTCACGCCCTCCGGCGCGTTGCTGGCATGCGAAGGCACCAATCGCCTCGTCACCCGCCAAGTTGGTACCGGCGAAGCCGAGCCGATCGCGAAGGAATACAACGGCGCCACTTTCAATGCGCCCAACGATCTCGACCTCGACGGCAAGGGCGGCATCTACTTCACCGACCCCAATTACCGCAAGGAAGCACCCACGCAAGACAAGGAGGCCGTGTACTACATCGCCACCGGCAAGGGCAATGCCCAGGGCGGCAAGATCACCCGCGTGGTGGATGATTGCGTGAAGCCCAACGGCGTGATCGTCTCCCTCGATAAGAAGACCCTGTATGTCTGCGACAATGGCGCCAACAAGGTGCGTGCGTACGACATCGATCCCAAGACCGCAGCCTGCACCAACGGACGCGACTTCGCGAAGATGGAAGAAGGTAAAACTACCGGCGGCGACGGGATGACCATCGATGAGCGCGGCAATCTTTATGTGACCGCGCAGAAGTTCATCTGGGTCTTCTCGCCCGAGGGCAAGACGATTGCAAAAATCGAAGTGCCTGAAGGTCCTGCGAACTGCGTCTTTGGCGCCAAGGGCACCCAGACCCTCTACATCACCGCCCGCACCGGTTTTTACAAAGTGAAGCTCGCGGTCGATGGTCGTCGATAG